From the genome of Pleuronectes platessa chromosome 12, fPlePla1.1, whole genome shotgun sequence:
TAGATATGGTCTTACACGTGGAGAAGTgttgcatgtgtgaaaataagttGTTCAAAGTGTGAACACTGATAAAGGTTCTCATGTGTTGTCACTTGATTTCACTGTTGTTTGGATCTGAACAATAAGTTTGAAAATACAAATTCTAAATATTTATTAATCAGTTAAGGGATGAAATCTATGCTGGAGGgaacaccttgttaaagccctataagacaaattgtgatttggtAATATGGACTACACAAATACaatatgattgattgattgaacaaAGATGGATGGTCTTGCCCGGGTGCATACCGTGAATAAATATGGACTATATGGAATAAGCTGAACAGATACTTAGTTTAATGTTATTTGGAAATTCAGTTCCagtataaaaatacaattatatATACAAATTAGTTTAGAATTTGTGGAATTTATGGAATTACTGAATGATAGAAAGCAAACTTGTTTTGATATAGTCGTCACAATAGCTGTATGGCAACATTCTGCTCATCACAAGATaatctgtgtgactgtgtgaatgtAAGGAAACGTACCGATGTGCCCAGGTACTGCAGGACAATCCTTCCTGAGGCATCTCTGGACAGACACTAAAACACAAGACAAAATATGATCTGCACTACATCAGTAGTCATGACCACGGATCTTTGAGGCAAAcaaagagtgagtgtgtgtgttacctggagCATTCTGTGTGTACCGTTGATGGTGATTGGAAGCAGTGGGGAGGCCAGGTTCCACTCTCCAATCACTTCCACCGTTCCTCCATCCACCTCTACCTGCATGACACATTATTTTGTACTTTAGTTTCCTTATAGTCATAAGAGACCATCAGAGTCACTTTGTTAGCTACTGATGTGTTTCATTTGTTCATGGATGCACATTAAATACTCACAGTATAAACATTTCCGGATTTGGTCACCTCCATAGCATGGAGTCCCTCCCCCAGCTCCACACACAGCTCCCAGTGGTTACATTCCACAGGGGTGGAGGACACCCTGCAAAACACATAGTTCACTTAAAATTCATCAGAGCCAAAGCATCTGAGCTTGTTCTTCCTCTGGAGACCCATCCACTTGATTTATACCACATAGATGgctcatcatcacatcatcatcactttcCAACGGCGTGTAGCAAAATGACAGTAAGCTTTCCAGTGTCTTCACCTCAAGTCACCCAGGACCTTCTGTGAACGGAGCTGAGCAGTGATGTAGAGCGCCGCTGCCGAGGCCAGCAGCTCCCTGCGCTTATCCACCTCCAGCTGGTGACCCTTGAAGCCATCAGGATAGACCTCCGGCAGGAAGTTAGTGCTTATGTCCCCAGAGATAAATTTAGGATGGGTTATAATTTCCCGCAGGAGAGGAATGTTGTGGGTCACACCTGGAGAAGCCATacaaaaccacaacaacaaaacattggTCGATTTCAAAAGGGGACTATAAGTCTTAGCGATTGTTGATTATAAAGATTTGTTGGTTTACCTCTGATAACATAGTTATCCAGAGCATCCTCCATCTTGGCAAGAGCTTCAGCTCGCGTAGCTCCATAAGTAACCAACTACAAATAGATACCACAGGAAATTATTACAGAGCCATGAACCCGCTTTCTTGTTGTGACAACCTGTTTCTAATAtatgaaacacaacatttccAAATCAAGCCATCACTACTTCACAGACCTTAGAGATCATGGGATCATAGTAGATGCTGATGTCACTGCCCTCCTGGATACCACTGTCTACACGGACCTGACAGGACGAGGGACAGAAAAGACAGTGTTAATATTGCCAGGACAGGTGCTCGTCTCTCATGAACATTTGAGTGGATTTTGTGTGAAGAGATACTTTTTCTTAAATGATCTTCTCTAATGCAGCTCTACTTGGTTATAAAAGATTGGGATACTTGTATGTGACAAATATCTCAGATTATCAAAACTTACATTGCTGAGGTTGAGTGGCTCTTGGTATTGGGACAAGCGTCCGATGGAGGGCAGACCAAAAGACTTGTAAGGATCCTACCAGAGCAAAGCACAGTAAAACAGATGGATCAATGGAAAATACAGTCTCTGGAGTTCgcctttcacacatcaacaacCCAGCgtgagattctctgctcagatgtgttcacaacaacacaaagataTCAGCCTTCGAAAGGATGGTGCAGCAGCCAGAGGCAGGAGGGGATGTGGTAATTCCACTGCAGAGATACCATGTttatgtttacagcacatcaacaccggtgccggcccttatcaccaaagcTCTAGACACCTTTGTCAGTGTACGTTTCTATGTGTATTGTTGTacattgttttcagttttttttgttttgtgtcccTCGCAtattagaaacgtcatcaacatgcCCAACCGCTCTCTGTGACTCCTGCCGAAGATCTCCTGCTTTTTCCTGAAACAAGCTCACatggacattatccagagttcttACTAGGggactggcaggagaaactctcaAGAAAGTCCAGAAGCTCTCACTCAGGCATTTGCATTCTTACATACAGTCCCTCTGGAGAATGTGaagagattatccagagttaaGTGAATGTCTAAAAGGAGCTTTAAGGAAATATATCCAGCAGGATGTACTCTGgaaaaaatatacacacacctCGGCATAGACGCGACTCTCAACAGCCCAGCCGTTTATTGGGATGTCTTcctgtttgtgctgcagctggTATCCTTTGGCAACCCTGATCATCTGTTCCACCAGGTCCAGGCCAGTAATGCACTCTGTGATTGGATGTTCCACCTGGGGTCAGAGGTTAAAAACAGAAGATAGTGGTTTCTGTTAGCAAAATAGCAGGGTGCTTCTTCATCAGCAGGTTTGCTCAGTTTTCATTAAGATGGTTATTTATGGGTGTAGTCAAACTCCATGCACTGGTGATGACTGAACTATGGTTGAAAGCTCTGATAAAAACCTGTATGTAGATATAAGATTATTTTCCTCACCACAGCTGtgaaaaaaaaggctctttACGTGGCATTTTATATAACCTGTTGTTAAATTTCTTATAGTAGAGAGCTGGGCCATCACTGCTCTTAGATTTGCTCAGCAGCCGCAATAGCAATAACAACATCAACTAGAAATATCACTCAGTAGattgcatacctccaccaaggccccacAGTCACCTGATGgaaccatatttaaattcactagatcctgatttttatttggatctgcaccaaatttccctAAACCTCATCCTGCTAACaatctaaaaaacaaacaaaactcagacaaacacattaaacataaccttcttggtgAAGGTATACAAgagattaaaatgataaaacaaacaatatggTTCTCTCCCTCGGGCTGGATGGAGGCCTAATTTAAAAGGAGAATATAACACAAATATAGTtcacatgtatacacacacaaacacagggagacacacaaccCTTATTGACCTGTAGTCTTGTGTTCATCTCCAGGAAGAAGAAGTTCTTCTTAGAATCGACCAGGAACTCCACAGTGCCAGCAGACGAGTACTGCACAGCCTTGGCCAACTGCACTGCCTGCTCACCCATCGCTCGCCGTGTCACTGGGTCCAGGAAAGTGCTGGTAGGTAAAGACAGCACCAGACAGACTCAGTTGTGTAAATGGAGTCTACAAGCTAACTCCATCGATTAACAACAAAACCATTTATCTTTTCtaaaatacatacataaacTTATCTTTAATGCCATATCTTTAGTGTTGATTATTGTGCAGGCTAATAAGATATTCAAAGTAGACTTgctgagcactttattaggaactcAGTATACCTGATTATTCATGAAATTGTTGACTGGAATCCAACCACTGACAGTCTGGTTGGTGGAAAACGTGCTCTACCTTGTGAGCCACAGCCAAatgagacggacagacagagaacCCAAACTCATGATGTCACAGAGACATTAGGACATCCAGCAGCTCTGACAACAATAGGAGTCTAACGTGCTGGATATGCTGTTCGAGAAAGGTACAATGTTTCACAGTTTGGCTATAACTAAGCTCCTGAAGAAAATGAGAGCTGTATGTTGTAGCTTTCTCCTCTGCAGTATAGCACAGAAAAAAtgatatacagttgcaatcagaaatattcaaccccccaaagattttaaggatttatcaattaaagttgacagaatcttgctccTTGAGCAAGAATCTGCTttggatgacttctttatgagtcgAGTGATACAcaaaatcaacacggaaaatgcatgatgtagtatttgtttatagcagtatattttgttaagatagccatgtcacaattattcaacccctatataatattgttgtttttaaagctgtctgacagttttttgtactaaagttgagttgaaacattattaattctttaggaactctatactgatccttcatttgcttcagctgtgatgcatatataaaccccacccatgaaggtattcaaggtgagttaaaatcatgggaaagacaaaggagcttccacaaaagctgagagaggagattatttcatcacacctgaaaggccttgggtagaagaagatttcccccaaaaattatatttcaagagacacaattgggaacattacaaggaagtttaaaactgatggagcagcttcaaacctgcctggccgtggaagaaagcccaacatttcatcaaggaccctcagcaacttagtcagaacaactcagataaacccctgtgtgactgcaagacacctacaggatgacctgatgaaggctggtacaaatgcgtcagtggcaactataagacgtgcactgaataaaaaaggacttcatggccggcttaaagacacactcagctcttgaccacaaggaacatcaaaagtcgactagaatatgccaggaggaatttggataatacgaatgagttttgggtgacagttctatagactgatgaaaccaaactagaactgtttggacgtatggaccagtggaatgtctggcgtgtgaaaggccaggcttaggaccagaagaataccatccccacagtccagcatggaggttggtcaaagatgatgttgggctgtttttctgcggcaggaactagcaatctttattgtgtacatggcatcatggattcacagaaatgccaggccattttaaagaggaatgtgatgccttctgttgacaaattaaaccttggtgatcattggaatttccagcaagacaatgatccaaagcaaaacctccaagtccaccaaagcttgatTGAGAAAAAGAttctggaacgtcctggagtggcattcacagtcaccagattcaaatttgattgaacattttggtgggatttaaagaaggcagttgcagcatggaagccatcaaacatcactgatctagaggcttttgcacttgaaaaatgggcaaagattccaatcgagagatgtaagaagcttgtccgcacttaccgaaaacattttttagaagttattaaagctagaggatgcgccacaaagtactgaagctggggggttgaataatactgcacatgcacatgtgtttaaagagttacatttttcatttgaacttcaaagttaagtccacttctgttgtcaaaataactaaaatacgcatcaataaatatcttttgttgtttgatgaggttttttttgtcatttattgtcattatctgtcatccacatcactataatgtctattaaggtgagggggttgaccatttctgattgcaactgtatatttaaacCTCTGGTCTACATTTCCACCTCATCAGTTGTCAGTTGCTGCTGTAAATTAAGTTTTTCTACACGTCTTTTGAAAAAAGACCATTTACCCTTGTTGATTTCAAACAAACAGCTGTCAAAagaagacagtgtgtgtcactAACCTGGgagcctcctccaccaccttctGGTTTCTCCTCTGAATGGAGCACTCCCTCTCATTCAGCCACAGAGCGTTACCATGTTTATCAGCCAGCACCTGTAACAAGCACACAATGTTTGCTAGCTCTTCCTTGATAAGAACACAACTCACCAAtttgtttagttatttttgtCACTATAGCTCAACAACTAATGCCCATTGGTATTCATGTCCTGATCACATTCTCCTAGTTTACATGAACATAAAAATTAAGgctattttataattttttcacaCAATCTAATATTTATTCTGTTCTATTCCGGTCTacacttgttttttctttataacAGACAACTGTCAATCACTAAACTGCACTTGACTGTTTAAAAAGGGCTTAACAgttcaagtttgactgattcATATAAAATGTGGTTGTTTTGAGCCATAATGAATGTGACTTGCTCCATCTTATAAGGTTCATATACTTTGATTCCATCCTATATGTCCATGATCTCTTAAAGTTCCATGCGTTCTCAGACAGAGAACAAGAAAAATAACTGACATTCAGTTtgtaaaataatctttattaaCAATTAATCTATTACTGAGCATTCAAATGGCCAACTGAGTCCCCTCTCACACTGTCTTTGCTCATTATATGACATTAGatcactgtgtgcatgtgtcttatACCTGTATCTCTATATGTCTGGGGTTGTCTATGTACTTCTCAATGAGCAACCTGTCGTCTCCGAAGCTGGATGCTGCTTCCTGGGATGAGAACCGGAAACCTTCCCTGCAAAAAAGTGCATACACGCAGACATGCACAgatacatgcatacacacaaattGCAGCAGTTATAAATACTGCAGAAACAAGCATCGGTCTGTCTAGTGGTCTTTAGACAAATCTAAGCAGTAGGAGGAGATAGTGAGACCGAAATTCAGGAGGATGAAGTAGATTTAAGTTAAAATCTAAAGACTTTTAATAGTAATTGTATTTTGAAGCATGTGTGGTAAAACCTTAAGAATACTAAAGGAAGACTAGTAGTAACCAGTTACATTAGCTGTAATAAAAATACAGTGACTTCACAAAGAATTCTGACCACTTCACGTTTATGCACACTTTACTGTGAAGTAGATTTTATGTTAAAAGGATCAAATCAGGCTACACTAAAAACCCACAgtaacaaagtgaaaacatgttCTTAGAATTTTACTGTGGCACTTTTGCTACAAAATGTGGAAGACAAGTGCATCCTGCTTTCTTTATTATTGCTCGAGATGTGTCCAGAATTTGGCAAATTAATAGCTTGACAAATTAAGGATTTCAATAAATGTATATGTCACATCATAACAGTGGATTTCAACGAAATACATAATTTAAGCAATTTTATGTAGATTTATGTGAAACATGAATAATATCAAGCATTATTTTTAGAATATTGGATAAGCACATGTGATACCTCGGTACAGACGCTGAGTAGCTTCCTCTGAACTCTATCTGAGCCTAAAAAAAAGGTAATCTAAGCTTATATTTTCTGAACTCTGGGCTCTGCTAAGTGGCAATCTCTCATCTCCAGCTCATTCACACCCCGGCTGCTAGACCTAATGAATCCAAGACCATATGACAGCCATACTTAAAACACGACACTGACTTAGTGTTAGATGTTACTCAGAGAtgtagataataataataaaataataggtttgttttaatgttatataAGTTACTAACACTATCTTAATCAATGCTTATTTAAGTCGATGTAtcctttttattttgataaaagtaATTTAAGTAGTAGACATTGTTAGTGTTGAAATAGAATAACTTTCATATCTTTTGTTGAAGCTGTGATGCATGATGGTTGTACATTTTCTTGatagatgttttaaaaaatcgaTTATTCGGTAATATATAGAGAGGGTGTGGCAGAAACAGAGGAATACAATACCTTGTCTCCTCATCATTCCAAGATATCCTCAttcctttccctcctcctcctgcagatgCTTTGATCATCACTGGGTAGCCTAGCAacaacaaaagaataaaaacatgaaaaacataaatgttCACCTtggtttgacaacacaaatatggcCACTAGTACCTCCAGGAAAGAGATGCAACATGAACATGAGAATACTCAGTCTTCCCAAATATAtttaacactggaaaataaacactaGTGTCAGAGAGCTGCACTTCCTGCACACAGAGCTATGTAAAGCCATACAGTTTACATAGACCATCAGTGATATTTATGGATTTATACAACTCTTCTTTTTCTGTGTCACAAATTAATTGCTTTGTCACAAAAACCTAAATTGTTCAGTTTCTTTCATATTATGTGTAGGTCTCGGGAAAATGCATGCGTCCAAATCTGATGTGTCAAAAATATACATACAGCAACCAACAGTACTGTCAGAGGGTTAACAGAGGGTTCTGAAATGTTATTTGATTTTAAGATTGCCCCTCAACTTTCGGAATATAGTTTCATACAATTGGTATCATCGCTGCGCCTAGAAATAGAGCTTGTTTGACTGCTTACATTAAAATGAACCACAAACATCGTAATGGTTGAGTCCACAGGGTTTTGTACAGTTCTGAGAAAGCACGTaacagattaaaatgtttcctctaggattttattatttttgcagcGTGGGCAGGAGAGCCAGTCCCCAATTACTTTGGTTGGACTCTTCTCATCTTTTGCCAAGAAGAGTAATCTCAATCCAACCATAATTCAgccagaatcagaagtattttattgccaagtaggtttacacctacaagcaatttgctctggtaattggtgcttacattaacatagaaacataaaaacgcaataacaaAAAAACGCAATTTTTACTGCCAATGAAGATTTATTaaagattaattaattaaaaagctAAGGGAAAGGCAACCAAACTCTAGCCAGATGGATATGGTTCAGCATGGATCAattcacacacagtaacacatatTGTAAACTTTCAGTGTGTAGACAAGTGATGACTTACCAATTTCCTGTGAAATCTTGACAGCTTCCTCTGCAGTCTgagggggggcagagaggagtTACTCATGACTGAATTGACAACTGGCCATAATCTGCCTTTTCAATGCTTCACCTGTAGGTCCACTTAAATTAACTATGAACATGAGTGACCAACTGCCATGCACTGCCAACTTCAACAATCTGTTGAGCCTGGTAGAGGATGTGACTGACATGTGACCATACCATCAATAAGACCTGTCTTGACAGTTAAGAATCTTGATTTAAGTCTCTTTGCATAGTCATTTTTGATGGATCACTACAGTTGTACTTGAAATAGATTACAGAAATAACCACCAAGACTAACAGAAAAGTTAGACTTGGATAAGGCATTAGTTACGACAGAGCAACTTGTCTAGTATTGAACTCTCCCACCACTTCACAGGAGACAGACCTTATCAGATTTAGTGAGTCACCTTAtcaaagattaagattaagattaagatacatttatttgtcccaaacacatgcacagacatgcacaggcacactcatgcaggtagggaaatttaacctctgcttttaacccatctggtgaaggacacacagagcagtgagcagccatgtacggcgcacggggagcagatgttgggggagtaaggtgccttgcacaggggcactagacagggtagggagaatccacttggatttttggacagatcaatccaggttcgtctttttgttgtttctccatggagacgaaccagagaccttttctgcccatagtccaagtttatgccactagtccaccgccagGTGGGAGATCCCTCACCACCAGTGACGGCTCGTGAGTGTGAATCTGGAAAGCTGCACTCATTTTCAAATCTATGTTGAAACTAAAGCCCCAAAAGTCCATATTCTAGTTTTCCCTTCTCCTCTATGTCTAATCAGCTGATTCTTGAACCGCTGGCTCGGTTGGCTGGGGCTAGGTAGGTGCCTCTCCCCCACTAGAATTGCTGCTGTTCCTAACAAGCAAAGATATCTATTTTCATATGTGAAGGCAGCATAAATGGGCCTTCAGAAAAAACTGTAAACCATATTTACATTTGGAGTGGAATCGGTTAGTTAGACTGAATGATGCTCATCAGATTTCTATCCATACTATCAAGATAGGTATGATATGCTTGTTTAGaggttttttttcaaaatgtttttaggACACAATTAGTCAATATTGTGTTCATAGACAATCATACTCTATTAATATATTCATCTTTCATACATGCAATGCAGTGTATGTGTGCTCATACCTTGACAACTCCATCAAATCCTGGGATGGTGCTGACATTTGCAGCCTTAGCAATTAGCTTGCTCTCAATTTTATCCCCCATTGCCTGGATAGCATGGGTGTCTGGGCCAATGAATGCCACGCCCTCTGCCTCCTGGGGAAAAGACAAGGATTTGAACAGTGTGTTTGTATCTAGTACTTCTATCATTATCCATAGAGATTCAACAAAATACTGGGGTTATTGTCCATGTGGTAGTAACTACTATTGTAACAGCCAGTCAGATTTAAGCATGGTCATTTAAAGCAATAGTTCAGCATTTTGGTAAACTCTTATTTTCTTTCAGAGAGTGAGAAGAAATGTTGAATTAGCAGCTGAAACATTACAGGTTTCAGCTGCCTTTTGTGGTAGACCTTGGATATTTCTGCTTATAGTAGATGAAGTCATGGCTGGTCATAATTGGTCATTAGGTACTTCAGTATTCAACAgtattcatgttgtttttttaaaatttcaCTTAAATTTGTTGATGACTAAAATACGTCTGAATAAATCAGGAATAAATGCATTCcccaacttaaaaaaacaaaattcaaacTTGTATAATACTCATCATAGCAAACTGCATGTGTTGAGAGAGAGCTGATGTCTGGCCGATTCAACTCACCAGTCGCTTTGCAAACTCTTTGTTTTCAGAGAGAAACCCATAACCAGGATGAACCTGCATGGAGAAAGGAATTCAAACTTtgaattaaaaatgtgtttctttctaACACACAGCTATAGTTTATAAATTATAGATTATGTAACCAGATATATTGTAGACATGAAATTTAGCAAAACATTTTgccccagcagcagctcacTAGATAAATGAATTGTACTCCTATGGAGGAATCCTAGCAGTTCACACGTGATTACTAACTGTATATTTACCGAATCTCTTGACGAAGCTGTGTACTGACATGTTCACTGTTCAGATGAGCTACCATATGAACATGTGTATCAAGTACACAGAATGTCCTGCATGCCCTCTGCAACAGTCACATGATATACATAACAGCTAAATATATGCTTACAGCTTGCGCTCCAGTCGCTCTGATGGCCTCCATGATGGCATCCATGTTCAGGTAGCTCTTATTGGTGGGGGCCGGGCCAACACACACTGCCTCATCAGCCATCTTGGTATGGAcctagatacacacatacatacatgatGTTAAGTCCTGTCATCTCAGCAGTACAAAGTGTGATACAGACTTTACACAttacacttaaaaaaatactttgaataCAAACTTCAGATTGAGTGAGACGTGTGCAGACTTGGGCCTTTTAGTGTTGAAAAAAGCCCTTTTAGTGAACATTTAGAGGACTGTCACTGTGTCGCAGCTGCCAAACCTATTCCGAAAGGGTTTGTAAGAAACTTTCATTTACAAACCTTTAGAAATTTAAGGGAAAGGTGGAAAAATATCGGATTCACCCTATATGCTGCACTAAAATTTATGTCACACATATCGATATTGCTTGTTCCCCCGTTTTCCCCGATTGCAGTTGAAGAATCAAACCAGCCAACATGAGTTGTCCAATCCGGCTTTGTTGGGGTATCCACTATCCAattcagcactttttctatcacaAACCATTGACCCACTGGCTGTGCAGCAGACATTTAGGATCCTTCAGTATACAGACAGCTTCAACTTCTGGGCCAAAGCCACCTGCAAGGATCTTTGGAATTCAATTTAACAGTGGATTAAGTTTATGACTCACTGCACTTGAGTCTACATCACTGTGGACAGCTACAGTCTTGATGCCCATCTTCTTACACGTCTTGATCACCTGATGGaaaaatacaacattaaaaCCGCTTCACTCTACCTTCAACACTAGTTACAGCTCCGAGTTGTTTTGATGGGTACTGGTGGCAATGTGTTGTCAATGGAGAAAGTAGCAGAGACAGCTCCTGCATCTGAGGTGATCTGAGATGAAGCTTCAGTGAATGTGTCTTTATGTCTTTAACAGTATCAGCTGGGTTTCATTTACATATATTTGTGTTAAACAGTCTTACTCTGCAAGCAATCTCTCCTCTGTTGGCGATGAGGATCTTATCAAAGGTCTGTGGAGGGAAACATATTGCCACAGTTTATCATTGACACAAGGACTTTCTTTCCAACACCCCTGTTTCGATGagaacactaacaaacacacaattgtaTATCCTACAGACTCATTTCATAATGACAACTTCATGCATAATTGCCTTACAAAGATAAtatttagaaatgtttttttttagtttccaCAGCAGATTGAATACATCATCGgttacaaacaaacaggaagcaggaggagaaaaaagagctATGGCTTACCTTTTCACTGGGGTTGTACACGGTGGAATATTGAGTCTTACTGTGCAATGTACAACATCTTGACTGGAATGAGCCATACtgcaaaacacatacacatacacagtatTAGGCTACAACATTATTTCCCTCTTGCATTATCATGTAGCATTAGGGTTGCTCTGAGTTGTATGTGTAAATTTAATCAATTCCATTTCGGACTCGCCTCATATATTCCTATTTTCACAtctttcataaaccaaactatgaTGTAAAATGAGCAACTTTGGTTTTCTGCATGTTCAGACTGTAAGTTATTCAATTGATTTGTAATTTAATACAAGAAAAATGAAATTGTACACCATACCAAATAGCAGATAGACCAAAGGTCATTTACACAGTATATGATGACCCTCAATTAACATGAAGCCAGTAGTGCTCCCCTCCCTTGGTATTTCCTCAATCTTCTACTCAATATGTGTTCATATAATTAAATCTCAATCATTTCATTAATCCAATTTTGCCATGGAACACTTAGGATTCTTCAAGTTTTGCAATATGTCTCGCAGCTGTGTTAAGACCATCTTTTGAAACACTGAATTTGCACTTTCTTGTATTAGCTATCAAAGGTAAAGCTGAACCTCACC
Proteins encoded in this window:
- the pcca gene encoding propionyl-CoA carboxylase alpha chain, mitochondrial, coding for MAVHSLSPSLSRLLFTVKYGSFQSRCCTLHSKTQYSTVYNPSEKTFDKILIANRGEIACRVIKTCKKMGIKTVAVHSDVDSSAVHTKMADEAVCVGPAPTNKSYLNMDAIMEAIRATGAQAVHPGYGFLSENKEFAKRLEAEGVAFIGPDTHAIQAMGDKIESKLIAKAANVSTIPGFDGVVKTAEEAVKISQEIGYPVMIKASAGGGGKGMRISWNDEETREGFRFSSQEAASSFGDDRLLIEKYIDNPRHIEIQVLADKHGNALWLNERECSIQRRNQKVVEEAPSTFLDPVTRRAMGEQAVQLAKAVQYSSAGTVEFLVDSKKNFFFLEMNTRLQVEHPITECITGLDLVEQMIRVAKGYQLQHKQEDIPINGWAVESRVYAEDPYKSFGLPSIGRLSQYQEPLNLSNVRVDSGIQEGSDISIYYDPMISKLVTYGATRAEALAKMEDALDNYVIRGVTHNIPLLREIITHPKFISGDISTNFLPEVYPDGFKGHQLEVDKRRELLASAAALYITAQLRSQKVLGDLRVSSTPVECNHWELCVELGEGLHAMEVTKSGNVYTVEVDGGTVEVIGEWNLASPLLPITINGTHRMLQCLSRDASGRIVLQYLGTSFQLRVLSKLAAELNSFMPEKVPEDTSSILRSPMPGTIVSVSVKPGDTVAEGQEICVIEAMKMQNSLTAVKQAKVKSVHCKPGETVGEGDLLVELE